cgcttgagacagcggcactgttgttgaacaatgaccattcaaaggcagttgataagacaccatatgagatatggatgggtaagcctcccaaatatttttatcttagaatatggggatgtcctgcttatgttAAGCAGGTAGtgagagataaattggatagtcgatccattttatgttactttgtgggatatccaaggaattcagttggatattatttctatcatccccaataAACAAAgatgtttgtttctaggaatgcaacttttttggaaaaagaatttttattggatataaaaggggagatgatagaactcgaagaggttcgagagacacccacaattgtagaacccacacccgaagagccaagagcggagatacaagctcctagaagatccgagagagtctcgagaccacctatgaggtatggtctgcttcttgaagagggccatgatgagcctaaccatgtaTGCGATctaaggaccttcaaggaagcgttatctaatgccgattcatccaagtggcttgaagctatggaatctgagattaattccatgcattcgaaccaagtgtggaatcttgtggatccacctgaagAAACTGTTCCCATAAGGTGTAAATGAATTTACAAGAgaaaacttggggcggatgggaaggtattgaccttcaaggcacGATTGGTAGGAAAAGgctatactcaaagacaaggagttgactttgaggaaatattttctccagttgcaatgttcaagtttataaggattttgctagccatagctgcatggtacgactatgagatatggcagatggatgtaaagacagcctttcttaatggggatattaaagaagagatttacatgtctcaacctgaagggtttacatctattggaagtgagcatatggtatgcaaacttcagagatctatttatgggctaaagcaggcatctaggagttggaacctcagattcgatagtacaatcaaagagtttggtcttactaagaatcctgagaaaccctgtgtgtataagaaggtcagttggagtgctgtgacattcctggtgctttatgttgatgacattctactcattgggaatgatgtagggatgttgcaatcaactaaaatatggttagcgagtaagttctcgatgcaggacttaggtgaagcatcttttgtgttgggaatacaaatctatagagatagatcaagaagattacttgatctcacccagtccacatacattgataccatcgtgaagcggttctcggtcgatgagtccaagagaggacatataccaatgtgtcatggcgtgcccctatccaagtctatgtctcccacgactgatgcagagataggggcgatgacaagcattgcttatgcatctgcaattgatagcatcatgtatgagatgatatctacacgtcttaccgtggcttttgcactaattgtagtgagtagatatcaatcgaaccctggtcttccacactggaaagctgtgaaagacttcctcaagtatttgagaaggatcaataagttgttcttggtctatgggagtggagaactgaaattggaaggctatatcgactctagcttccaaagcgatatcgatgactcgaagtcaacctctgggttcatattcatgctcaatggtgttgctgtctcttggaagagttccaagcaagatagTACTGTGGATTctaccactgaggccgaatacattgatgcatcagctgcagcaaagaaggctgtttggataaggaatttcgtccaaaatttgggcgtcattcctgatggagttgctcctgtcccgatgttttgtgacaacacgggagccattgctcaggcgaaggagcaaaggtctcatcagaaatccaaacatgtattgagaaagtaccacatctccgagagattgtggaaagaggagaagtgtcgattgacaaagtcggctccgcagataatgttgctgatccactaactaagcctttacctggaccactattcgagaagcatcgtgaatcgatgggtttgaagcatatgggtagttggctctagtgcaagtgagagattgttagagtaggtgctcgtcgagccaagtgttgaccGATGGTTCACATTGAatctctatgtataaacaatctttattttaataatatttgaaattattgctttggcacatctttatctatacacacatgctagttgcatagataaaatccttaaatatacaaatagtagaaagagtATGTGATGCTCAtttgatgagtatcatgaaactcataattggaatactgtatattctaaacagttcctagtcgattcagccgccgctaagaaggatataggccgctcgagtttgaggcTAGtgtctgcgatgtgagtaccatgtttcattggtacgggacattgtgatgtccgagcatacagataggtgctccttgtagagtgcactgaacaaccctctataaaggactttccaagtggttctcacttatcgagtggaaacgtcctagtttatggttgtacaccattagtccttatgacccgagacaacattgagactctccATGCTAGCATtgtactttgacttgtttacggACTCATATATAGGGATGGCAATTTTTCCCACGGGTTTGGGGCCCCGCGGGGAAAACCCGAAACGGGGATGGGGATCCCCGATTTTTTcggggttgggttcgggttcggggatttttttaaatccccgATGTAGTTCGGGACGGGTATGGGATTACTATCCCCATCCCCCAAATCCCCGAACCCGccccgaaaataatatcaataataaaataatagtattattattattaataatataataataatagtaatattttttaaaatattaatagtaatattattattaatattgatattgatattaatattaatattatctctaataataatagataataataagctttggtttgagaaaatctccgaatccgtcatcgtcttgccatattaatatttttaaaacggGGATGGGGGCGAGGATAGGAAGTTGATCCCCGAAGTTCGAAAAAGCGGTGATGGGGTGGGAATGTAATTCGGGGATGGGGATGGGAATGACAAACCCGCCCCCGCCCCGGCCCATTGCCATCCttactcatatggggtcatcaggtggcaaggttgggtgttctgtcgaaacatataggagtcgatgcattgtagtccgGGATTCAACGCTTACttttgggtatggatatcctatgtgtatgtagtttgaaatctctgatcagagtgttggtggtaattatgaaagaagtttcatagattacacatTCGAtccaactacgacatgacacatagtatcgattctttgacagctctagatataccaatagttgtcgaatcggtgggggtatatgagatgaagggaccgtactgtatgctaaccataatagattggttcttgcaggcactatcatttgatacctagagaatcatgtaagcgatgctgctaggcgtttaacatgattagttaggtactatcagacttgagttccgacgttcttattatcaaggagttgataaataagaatggagcaactggggtatgctcatataaggacatgtttagtctcgaatcacattgagatgtgaacccagaactagttgtatcattgaaccattgagggccacacaagtgctaactttctagatcccgttgagaaggaaagtagttcaatgtgttgaacggcttataaaggagcttataagcgcaaagaaaaatagaagtaagacttcttTAAGATAAttatggggaatgtaacttttaatttatggaagtgttcctaacttaaaatatggctcaaataaataatgtatttgaaataattgtgattttcataaacattgttatggactaagttaaattaattcaaatgttgaattaattaaacgctagtggacctagtagagtccaaataattaaattaattcaagtgttgaattaattaaatcatattgggtcttgtagagcccaataggaaataattattcaactagtggctTGAGTAattcaagtaaggtttaattggtttgaaatttgtttgagacatttaaattaaagtccacgggctttgtaattgttacaaacccaaatagaattgcatgcatgagaggtgaagggttggaagctactttttcaatatccaaggcatgacatgcacatgctcactttaactttttcaagcaccaagaaaagtcttccaacCCATTCTCTCTCTCATGGTGGCCGAAACTATTCACCCATATTCTCCttcattttgcttcttcaattgttgaggattACATACTCTTCttaaaagaaaaatcctctaatttttctagtgcaaaattagagaaGATCTtctttgttggtggtgggcttgatatttgagcaaggagtgttCATAGGAAGCTTGTAAATTGTCtagccattcaagagctaagttgtttaacaacttagttggagccatcatcaatcctttgtgattgataggtaaatttcgtaaaacaccatatgtatgacattttgtgtttttcgtatttgctacacacaatATGTtggggtgctcggttttcttcttgtagaaaaatatttttgaaacttctgtTGCGCATCCGGACACCATAATCGATCCCTTTTCAACTTATGCAAAGCATTTggaaaatgagaagaaaatgtCCTTTGTTGGTCATAGACGATTCCTACCATGGTTTCATCCCTGTCGGAGGCAAAACAAGGAGTTCAATGGCATGGAAGAACATGGAGAAGCATTTGCACCATTATCTGGAGTTATCTTGTTTGAAAAGCTTTCGAGCATATGGTGTGAGTTTGGAAAGAATATTAGTGTGAAtggtaaaagaaaaatgaatgcAAAGGAGAATAATGTGGAAGACAGTAAAGAAGAAAAAGATTTCGGAGCAACAGATTTCAGAAAATGTGGGAAAAATAAGTCAATTTTTTTCAATCTTCCTTATTGGAAACACTTGCATGTTAGGCATTGTCTCGATGTGATGCACGCTGAGAAAAATGTCTTCGAATACCTCATTAATACTCTGATGAATGTTAAAGGAAAAACTAAGGACAATGTGGCAGCTAGGTTGGATATGGTTAAAATGGGAGTTAGGCCTGAATTGGCCcctaaattttgtgaaaaaagaACATATCTTCCTCCTGCCGCATGCTCAttcacaaaaaaagaaaagttaCAAGTCTGCCAGTCGTTTATGGATATAAAAGTTCCTGAAGGTTTCTCATCGAACATGAAGAATCGTGTGTGCATGTCTGAGCTGAAGTTGACAGGCTTGAAATCTCATGATTGTCATGTCTTAATGCAGTATTTCCTACCAATACTTATCCGTGATGCACTACCAAAACATGTTTGATATGCCATCATAAGATTATGTTTCTTCTTCAAAGATATTTGTTGCAAGGTTATAGATGTAACCAAGTTAGATAAGCTGCAATTTGACTTGATTGTTAAGCTTTGCTTAGTGGAGCAGTATTTTCCCCCTTCTTTCTTCGATGTCATGCGGCATAAGTTCACCGGAGAAACTCGGTTCGCGGCTGGCTCAACGTGAAAGGTCGGCTTTGGTCGGAAAGTGTTATAGAGTTCGAGTACCGCCTTCCTTTTGTCGGAACCCTAGCACAACAAACAGTCGGAAATTGAGAGGAAGTAAAGCCACGCAGGCGAGGGTTGCGCCTAGGGTTTTCAGGTTCGTCTCAAGTCACGATTCTGAAAgattttttgaaagaatttataaaatattttatacaaaaattttacataatattttaacaatatttttaagaataaatatagCTCCGACTAGACAAttatttacgattttttttttataaaaatgtttttacgaataaatattttgtaaaaaacaCTTTTATAAAAACGTTTTATAAGTAATTATTTAATCGGAGACATATTTATTCTTggaacaatttaaaatattatataataattttgtgtataatattttataaatactttaaaaaggTTTTCAGAATGCCGAACTTGAAAACCCTAGGTCCGATTATCTGCCACAGCGTTAGCAATAAAACTAAATATAATGCTGctcgtatttatttaaatgttgcTGATTTTACTTTGCTTGAGCTTAGCGGAAATTTGCTATTGGTAATTGCGTGGAATTTTTCTAACTCCTATTTCGgcaattttgttttttaagcTTCCTTCACAATTCGACTCTATGGAGGAGAATTTTGAAGGACTGACTGAAAGAGGATGGCATAAGGAAGATTTTAAAGCTTTGGCATCTCAACTTAAGGAGCGTGAATCTCTTCTTAGGCTCAAGCGCCGGTAATTAGTTCTTCCGACCGCTTTTCCTTTCATTCCTTTTGTCTCTTAATTATATTGTTTATGTTCATTCTTTTGACGCATGTTTTGTaattaaatctaaaaaattaCTTCGTAGATGTTTGATGGGTCTATCCTTGTCCAAAAGAGAACAAGAACGTGCTGAAGAACTACTGCCACCCAATGATAAGTAtgcacaaaatttatttttcttttgtttttgttttcatgTGAGTGGATTTTTTTAAGCCTTTTTTTCAGTGTGATGTGATCACGGTGGAGAATTCTGGTTTTGGGGGTCATTATTGATTGAGAAAAGAAGTACTATACTAATACTAATTATTTGAAGTGCTGACTGAAAAAATGAAATTCTATGCTTAACATTGTTCGTACTCCATTAAACTTTATACTTGATCTGATCACGCAATAAAGATTGTGATCATCCCAAATTGATTGAACCTAAAAGGCTAGTACTTTATGCCTGGGCTCTCATTTTCGATTTATGGTCTGATATCGGTGTTTCCATTGAGTATCAGCACAGCGGCAAGGAGCAACTTGGTAAGGCTTACCACCGAGTCTGATCTAGTAAAGTGGAGTGTGTTATATTATACACTGGATTAATTGGTAGGCTTATCACTGAGTCTGATCTAATAAAGCGGAGTGTGTTATATTATACACAGGATTAAGGTGCATGCATTTAATACTGAGTCTAGAAAGCTCGTCTAACAAGAAATTGTAGTGTGGCTGACAAGTCTAGAAAAGCTCATCTAACCTAGAAACCTAGTTTTATGGGCTTGGTGTCTCCTTTCGAGCTTATAGCCTCTTAAGAATTGTAGcggattgttttttttaaatttgtggaTGAAATATTTTACGGTCAAGTACTATGATATTGTCACCCTAAAACAACTTTGACTTTCGATGTGTGCCAGTCCAATACGTAGAGTCCCACACACATTTTATGGATAACGCAAGAAATTCTTTCATCCATATACTACTCATCTTTGATTATTATGTAGGAAATTCctgatatatattttctttgtttttttgtatGATTTTTGTTTTCCATATCCTTTTAATATTACATGTTTCTTTATGTTAAACATGTTGATTAATTGGTTAAAATTCATTGGATAAATGTAAAAAACTTATGTATGAACTATGTCTCTATGTTTTTTTTCAATGTAAATTGAATTGCTTAAAAATAGGTTGAACTTTagataaataaatgttttgataGTGAAAAATTCAGGCTCCCTgttatgttaaatttaataaagcCATATGATCACGTTCTAAAGAGAAACTGTACTGGCTGTCTGGGTTTGAAGGTAATCCTTTAAATCTCTGAAGGTTTGGTTTTAAAAGAGAGTTTGAGTGTGGTTTATTCCATGATTAACACATAGCAATGTGTATGAAGTTTTCACTGTCAAAATATTTGATGTGTACTGTGATAGGGGTGATACTTCAAAAGGAATTATAAAACTTAAATTGTAGATGATGAAGTAGGGATGTGACTGAAGTAGGGATGTGACAAGGTTGGGTTTGGGTAGGAGGTAACACAAAACAGCCACAATGTTTTAATTAgaatgtattttaaattatgttcttATATTACTTGCCGACTCGgaggaatattttcaaaagacaagaaaataatgaaaaattattattaatgtcCCCACAGTAAAATCAATATGATATTAGGGATGTATTaattttgtgtattttaaattatgttcttatgtattatttttgtaaaaagaCCTGAGTTTTCTATGTGAATTTGTTTATtcattttgacattagggatgtattaattgtcatttttaaaaaaataaaataaattgtcaATGTGTTCCATTAAGCTTTCgggtatatgtatatgatattgaaatattttgcgtatatgttttttttcaagAATGGGGTTTGTTATTATTGTCATGTGAAACCTTacctatttttaaaataatattttataattttcccGCGTAATCATATTCTGTCATTTATCGTCATATCAATTCCTCAATCAAtgcatttgtattttaaatttggattatacttatttcatattttatcagTGCATTGCGTGAGCAACGAACTGCTAGTCTTGGATATGTTACTTTATGTTAAACATGCTGATTAATTTGCTTGAGTTCATAAGagaaatatgaaaaactaatatgtccttgtatgttttttttcctGGGTTTATTGAGTTGTTTCGAAGAAGGTTGAAttctaaataaatcaatattaacGTTTTGACGGTGAAAACATCACACTCCCTACTATCTGTTAATCACAATAACCAAGTTT
The DNA window shown above is from Primulina huaijiensis isolate GDHJ02 chromosome 12, ASM1229523v2, whole genome shotgun sequence and carries:
- the LOC140989505 gene encoding uncharacterized protein; the encoded protein is MLATYNPPPNMCMKRKFIMVTMLISGPKQPEKDLDVYLEVLIEDLQRLREGVDGIYDAYQRQFFTLKAVLLWTINDFSAYGNLNVCTTHSYYACPVCKEHTYVRHLENEKKMSFVGHRRFLPWFHPCRRQNKEFNGMEEHGEAFAPLSGVILFEKLSSIWCEFGKNISVNGKRKMNAKENNVEDSKEEKDFGATDFRKCGKNKSIFFNLPYWKHLHVRHCLDVMHAEKNVFEYLINTLMNVKGKTKDNVAARLDMVKMGVRPELAPKFCEKRTYLPPAACSFTKKEKLQVCQSFMDIKVPEGFSSNMKNRVCMSELKLTGLKSHDCHVLMQYFLPILIRDALPKHV